A window of Rhabdothermincola salaria contains these coding sequences:
- a CDS encoding HAD family hydrolase, with product MTEVLTGRDLVVFDLDGTLLDSDAALLAPFAEMGVDLSDVRMGSVVGAECERLGVSVDEYVARYDTEVVQPFAGVEDVLACVPRWAVCSNKHPISGRAELARLGWQPEVAMFTDAFAGAPKEVGPVLDRLGVDADRAVFVGDTSHDRATASRAGVPFVLAGWNPRAQPGPGDIVARRPEELLVVLGLDAV from the coding sequence GTGACCGAGGTCCTCACGGGACGCGACCTGGTCGTGTTCGACCTCGACGGGACCCTGCTCGACTCCGACGCCGCCCTGCTGGCCCCGTTCGCCGAGATGGGGGTCGATCTCAGCGACGTGCGCATGGGATCGGTGGTGGGCGCGGAGTGCGAGCGGCTGGGTGTCTCCGTCGACGAGTACGTGGCCCGCTACGACACCGAGGTGGTGCAGCCGTTCGCCGGTGTCGAGGACGTGCTGGCCTGCGTGCCGCGGTGGGCGGTGTGCTCCAACAAGCACCCGATCTCCGGGCGGGCCGAACTGGCCCGCCTCGGCTGGCAGCCCGAGGTGGCCATGTTCACCGACGCCTTCGCCGGCGCCCCCAAGGAGGTGGGCCCGGTGCTCGATCGCCTCGGAGTCGACGCCGACCGGGCCGTCTTCGTGGGCGACACCTCCCACGACCGGGCCACGGCGTCGCGGGCCGGGGTCCCGTTCGTCCTCGCCGGCTGGAACCCCCGGGCCCAACCCGGCCCCGGGGACATCGTGGCGCGGCGCCCCGAAGAGCTGCTGGTCGTGCTCGGACTCGACGCCGTCTAA
- the gcvP gene encoding aminomethyl-transferring glycine dehydrogenase codes for MTDAPPPTGLRLSDLDDARAFVDRHVGPDAGDVATMLEQLGLESLDALLDAVVPSSIRDDAPLQLPPARSEPEVTAALRTLADANTVRTSLIGTGWYATVTPPVIRRNVLENPAWYTAYTPYQPEISQGRLEALLTYQTMVCDLTGTELTNASMLDEATAAAEGMALVHRVNPKAGSVFVVDPDTHPQTVSVVQTRAEPLGLEVVVADPAAPLPDGTFGVLVSHPGSSGELRPLEPVIAAAHEAGALVVVATDLLACCVMTPPGELGADVVVGSSQRFGVPMGFGGPSAGFLATRESYKRTLPGRLVGVSVDAAGRPAYRLALQTREQHIRREKATSNICTAQVLLAVMAGMYAVWHGPEGLARIATRVHRLTSVLAAGLRTAGADVVTTAFFDTLTVRVPGRASSVLTAARDLDLELRSIDDDHVGLSLDETSTIATVEAVWAAFGVTDAPDVTAVDAATADALPTEQRRTSEFCTHPVFHTHRSETEMLRYLRRLADADLALDRAMIPLGSCTMKLNATTEMEPISWPGFADLHPYAPATDAQGYRTLTDDLERWLCEVTGYDAVSLQPNAGSQGEFAGLLAIRAWHRSRGEEHRDVCLIPASAHGTNAASAAMAGMRVAVVACDTDGNVDLDDLRTVLATHADRVAALMVTYPSTHGVFEEAIGDICAAVHDAGGQVYLDGANLNALVGVAKPGRFGADVSHLNLHKTFCIPHGGGGPGVGPVAVRSHLAPFLPSHPVVAAAGPTGTDGHDAPIGAVSAAPWGSAGILPIPWAYVALMGPDGLRHATAVAILSANYVARRLGEAYPILYSGRHGLVAHECILDLRPITKATGITVDDVAKRLIDYGFHAPTMSFPVAGTLMVESTESESLLELDRFCDAMLAIRAEIEQVASGAWPADDNPLLNAPHPAADVADDEWTHPYPRRLAGWPAGGTARLGKYWPPVSRIDGAYGDRNVVCSCPPVEAFADV; via the coding sequence GTGACCGACGCCCCACCCCCCACCGGCCTCCGCCTGAGCGACCTCGACGACGCCCGCGCCTTCGTGGACCGCCACGTCGGGCCCGACGCCGGCGACGTGGCCACCATGCTCGAGCAGCTGGGCCTCGAGTCGCTCGACGCCCTCCTCGACGCCGTGGTGCCCTCGTCGATCCGCGACGACGCCCCGTTGCAGCTGCCCCCGGCGCGCTCCGAGCCCGAGGTGACCGCCGCCCTCCGGACCCTGGCCGACGCCAACACCGTGCGCACCTCCCTCATCGGCACGGGCTGGTACGCCACCGTGACGCCCCCGGTCATCCGCCGCAACGTGCTCGAGAACCCGGCCTGGTACACCGCCTACACGCCCTACCAGCCCGAGATCAGCCAGGGCCGCCTCGAGGCGCTGCTCACGTACCAGACCATGGTCTGCGACCTCACCGGCACCGAGCTCACCAATGCGTCGATGCTCGACGAGGCGACCGCCGCGGCCGAGGGCATGGCGCTCGTGCACCGGGTGAACCCCAAGGCCGGCTCGGTGTTCGTGGTCGACCCCGACACCCACCCCCAGACCGTCTCGGTGGTGCAGACCCGGGCCGAGCCGCTCGGGCTCGAGGTCGTGGTCGCCGACCCGGCCGCACCGCTGCCCGACGGCACCTTCGGTGTCCTGGTCTCCCACCCGGGCTCCAGCGGAGAGCTCCGTCCGCTGGAGCCGGTCATCGCCGCGGCCCACGAGGCCGGAGCGCTGGTCGTCGTCGCCACCGACCTGCTGGCCTGCTGTGTGATGACCCCGCCCGGAGAGCTGGGGGCCGACGTCGTGGTCGGCTCCTCCCAGCGCTTCGGTGTGCCCATGGGGTTCGGGGGCCCGAGCGCCGGCTTCCTGGCCACCCGGGAGTCCTACAAGCGCACCCTGCCCGGCCGGCTGGTGGGGGTGTCGGTCGACGCCGCCGGTCGTCCGGCCTACCGGCTGGCCCTGCAGACCCGTGAACAGCACATCCGCCGCGAGAAGGCCACGTCGAACATCTGCACCGCCCAGGTGCTGCTCGCCGTCATGGCCGGGATGTACGCCGTCTGGCACGGCCCCGAGGGCCTGGCCCGGATCGCCACCCGGGTGCACCGCCTCACCAGCGTCCTGGCCGCCGGCCTCCGGACGGCCGGCGCCGACGTCGTCACCACCGCCTTCTTCGACACCCTCACCGTGCGGGTCCCGGGCCGGGCCTCCAGCGTGCTGACGGCCGCCCGGGACCTCGACCTCGAGCTGAGGTCGATCGACGACGACCACGTCGGGCTCAGCCTCGACGAGACCTCGACCATCGCGACCGTCGAGGCGGTCTGGGCTGCCTTCGGTGTCACCGACGCCCCGGACGTCACGGCCGTCGATGCCGCCACCGCCGATGCGCTCCCCACCGAGCAACGCCGTACCAGCGAGTTCTGCACCCACCCGGTCTTCCACACCCATCGCAGCGAGACCGAGATGCTGCGCTACCTGCGCCGGTTGGCCGACGCCGACCTGGCCCTCGACCGGGCCATGATCCCCCTCGGCTCGTGCACCATGAAGCTCAACGCCACCACCGAGATGGAACCCATCTCCTGGCCCGGCTTCGCCGACCTGCACCCCTACGCCCCCGCCACCGACGCCCAGGGCTACCGCACCCTCACCGACGACCTCGAGCGCTGGTTGTGCGAGGTCACCGGGTACGACGCCGTCTCGCTGCAGCCCAACGCCGGCTCCCAGGGCGAGTTCGCCGGTCTGCTGGCCATCCGGGCCTGGCACCGCAGCCGGGGCGAGGAGCACCGCGACGTGTGCCTCATCCCCGCCTCGGCCCACGGCACCAACGCCGCCAGCGCCGCCATGGCCGGCATGCGCGTGGCCGTCGTGGCCTGCGACACCGACGGCAACGTCGATCTCGACGACCTCCGCACCGTCCTCGCCACCCACGCCGACCGGGTGGCCGCCCTCATGGTCACCTACCCGTCGACCCACGGCGTGTTCGAGGAGGCCATCGGTGACATCTGCGCAGCCGTCCACGACGCCGGCGGCCAGGTCTACCTCGACGGGGCCAACCTCAACGCCCTGGTCGGCGTGGCCAAGCCCGGCCGGTTCGGCGCCGACGTGAGCCACCTCAACCTCCACAAGACGTTCTGCATCCCCCACGGCGGCGGCGGTCCCGGCGTGGGGCCGGTGGCGGTCCGCTCCCACCTGGCGCCGTTCCTGCCGTCACACCCCGTGGTCGCCGCCGCCGGGCCGACCGGAACCGACGGGCACGACGCACCCATCGGCGCGGTGTCGGCCGCCCCGTGGGGGTCGGCCGGGATCCTGCCCATCCCCTGGGCCTACGTGGCCCTCATGGGTCCCGACGGCCTGCGCCACGCCACTGCGGTGGCCATCCTGAGCGCCAACTACGTGGCCCGACGCCTCGGCGAGGCCTACCCCATCCTCTACAGCGGTCGCCACGGCCTGGTGGCCCACGAGTGCATCCTCGACCTGCGACCCATCACCAAGGCCACCGGCATCACCGTCGACGACGTGGCCAAGCGCCTGATCGACTACGGCTTCCACGCGCCGACCATGTCGTTCCCGGTGGCCGGCACGTTGATGGTCGAGAGCACCGAGAGCGAGAGCCTGCTCGAGCTCGACCGCTTCTGCGACGCCATGCTCGCCATCCGCGCCGAGATCGAGCAGGTGGCCTCGGGGGCGTGGCCGGCCGACGACAACCCACTGCTCAACGCCCCGCACCCGGCCGCCGACGTGGCCGACGACGAGTGGACCCACCCCTACCCGCGTCGCCTGGCGGGATGGCCCGCCGGCGGCACCGCTCGCCTGGGGAAGTACTGGCCGCCGGTGAGCCGGATCGACGGCGCCTACGGAGATCGCAACGTGGTGTGCTCGTGCCCACCGGTGGAGGCCTTCGCCGACGTCTGA
- the gcvT gene encoding glycine cleavage system aminomethyltransferase GcvT produces MTDRRSPLDATHRALDAKMVPFGGWEMPLSYPEGTLAEHRACRHGAVVFDVSHLGTVRVAGPGALLTLQRALTNDLTRIDPGRAQYTHLLDAHDASVVDDIIVFWVGPETFDVMPNASNTEGVTRALAEEAAALGAEVTATDVTAERAVLAVQGPKARERLAQVVPAAARVRRFAVASVEWEGIDLTVAGTGYTGEDGLEIAVPALDAGGLFDALVAAGIEPAGLGARDTLRLEAGLPLHGHELGPGITPLQANLGWVVAWEKGPFRGRDPLEVERDAGPGRRLRGLATEGRRPPREGQPVLRGGETVGAVTSGNFSPVLGHGIALAFLPPETVEGDELAIDVRGTAVAARVVPLPFVDSRASKGASAL; encoded by the coding sequence GTGACCGATCGCCGCTCGCCCCTCGACGCCACCCACCGTGCCCTCGACGCCAAGATGGTGCCCTTCGGGGGCTGGGAGATGCCGCTGTCCTACCCGGAGGGCACCCTGGCCGAGCACCGGGCGTGCCGGCACGGGGCCGTCGTGTTCGACGTGTCCCACCTCGGCACGGTGCGGGTGGCCGGCCCCGGTGCCCTCCTCACCCTGCAGCGGGCTCTGACCAACGACCTCACCCGCATCGATCCGGGGCGGGCGCAGTACACCCACCTGCTCGACGCCCACGACGCGTCCGTCGTCGACGACATCATCGTGTTCTGGGTGGGGCCGGAGACCTTCGACGTGATGCCCAACGCCTCGAACACCGAGGGGGTCACGCGGGCGCTGGCCGAGGAGGCTGCCGCCCTGGGTGCTGAGGTGACGGCGACCGACGTCACCGCCGAGCGCGCCGTGTTGGCCGTCCAGGGCCCCAAGGCGCGCGAGCGTCTGGCGCAGGTCGTGCCCGCCGCCGCTCGCGTCCGGCGCTTCGCGGTCGCCTCCGTCGAGTGGGAGGGGATCGATCTGACCGTGGCGGGCACCGGCTACACCGGCGAGGACGGCCTCGAGATCGCCGTCCCGGCCCTCGATGCCGGGGGCCTGTTCGACGCCCTCGTGGCTGCCGGCATCGAGCCGGCGGGCCTCGGCGCGCGCGACACGTTGCGCCTGGAGGCCGGCCTGCCCCTGCACGGTCACGAGCTGGGCCCGGGCATCACCCCCCTGCAGGCCAACCTCGGGTGGGTCGTGGCCTGGGAGAAGGGGCCGTTCCGGGGACGCGATCCGCTCGAGGTCGAACGCGACGCCGGACCGGGCCGCCGGCTCCGGGGCCTGGCCACCGAGGGTCGGCGCCCGCCCCGCGAGGGGCAGCCGGTGCTCCGTGGCGGCGAGACGGTCGGGGCCGTGACGAGCGGGAACTTCTCTCCCGTGCTGGGCCACGGGATCGCGTTGGCCTTCCTGCCCCCCGAGACGGTGGAGGGCGACGAGCTGGCGATCGACGTGCGTGGCACTGCCGTGGCGGCCCGGGTGGTCCCGCTGCCGTTCGTCGACAGCCGGGCCTCGAAGGGCGCCAGCGCCCTGTGA
- a CDS encoding class II aldolase/adducin family protein, with the protein MGDHTTNDELFDERKPLLYTPATFDDPAAERRHRQERLAAAFRLFGRFGFGEGVAGHITVRDPEFDDRFWLNPFGMDFRLIRTSDLVCVDHEGRIVHGDHAINQAAFAIHSQVHAARPDVVAAAHTHSVHGKAFSSLGRLLDPITQDACAFYGDHVLFDDFTGVVLDPMEGKRIAAALGDHKAAILRNHGLLTVGHSVDEAAWWFITMERTCQAQLLAMAAGDPISIDADAAALTQTQVGGHFAGWFSFQPLHEVIVREQPDLLD; encoded by the coding sequence ATGGGCGACCACACCACGAACGACGAGCTCTTCGACGAACGCAAGCCGCTGCTCTACACCCCGGCGACCTTCGACGACCCCGCCGCCGAGCGGCGCCACCGCCAGGAGCGCCTCGCCGCCGCCTTCCGCCTCTTCGGCCGGTTTGGCTTCGGGGAGGGCGTGGCCGGGCACATCACGGTGCGCGACCCCGAGTTCGACGACCGCTTCTGGCTCAACCCCTTCGGCATGGACTTCCGGCTGATCCGCACCTCGGACCTGGTGTGCGTCGACCACGAGGGGCGGATCGTCCACGGCGACCACGCCATCAACCAGGCGGCGTTCGCCATCCACTCCCAGGTGCACGCCGCCCGTCCCGACGTGGTGGCCGCCGCCCACACCCACTCCGTCCACGGCAAGGCCTTCTCGTCACTCGGTCGCCTGCTCGACCCGATCACCCAGGACGCGTGCGCCTTCTACGGCGACCACGTGCTGTTCGACGACTTCACCGGCGTCGTGCTCGACCCCATGGAGGGCAAGCGCATCGCGGCCGCCCTCGGTGACCACAAGGCCGCCATCCTGCGCAACCACGGGCTGCTCACCGTCGGCCATTCCGTCGACGAGGCAGCGTGGTGGTTCATCACCATGGAGCGCACCTGTCAGGCCCAGCTGCTGGCCATGGCCGCCGGCGACCCCATCTCGATCGACGCCGACGCCGCCGCCCTCACCCAGACCCAGGTTGGCGGTCACTTCGCCGGCTGGTTCTCCTTCCAGCCCCTCCACGAGGTGATCGTGCGAGAGCAGCCCGACCTGCTCGACTGA
- a CDS encoding FHA domain-containing protein, whose protein sequence is MSEVFCNNCGHRNPLGSNFCSSCGAILETVAPENTTITFHPSAPADPVEDDVALDLEEVPRDTGVLVVKRGPKAGSRYALETACTTAGRHPDSNIFLDDITVSRRHAEFRRDDDDHYMVCDTGSLNGTYLNRERIEEAPLANGDEVQIGKFKLVFFQGAGEE, encoded by the coding sequence GTGAGCGAGGTCTTCTGCAACAACTGCGGGCACCGCAACCCACTCGGGTCGAACTTCTGCTCGTCGTGTGGCGCGATCCTCGAGACCGTCGCACCGGAGAACACCACGATCACCTTCCACCCGTCGGCCCCCGCCGACCCGGTCGAAGACGACGTCGCGCTCGACCTCGAGGAGGTCCCCCGCGACACCGGCGTGCTGGTCGTCAAGCGGGGGCCGAAGGCAGGGAGCCGCTACGCCCTCGAGACCGCCTGCACGACGGCCGGCCGGCACCCCGACAGCAACATCTTCCTCGACGACATCACCGTCTCGCGTCGCCACGCCGAGTTCCGGCGCGACGACGACGACCACTACATGGTCTGCGACACCGGCTCGCTCAACGGCACCTACCTCAACCGGGAGCGCATCGAGGAGGCACCGCTGGCCAACGGCGACGAGGTGCAGATCGGCAAGTTCAAGCTGGTGTTCTTCCAGGGTGCCGGCGAGGAGTGA
- a CDS encoding TetR/AcrR family transcriptional regulator gives MVHLKVVPDDRRERTRELKRQRILAAAGAVIDREGLAGVTMQAVADQLDCAVGTLYTAFASKAALLAGLQAEAVATLEHSYRAGRARWDEDLATEDVEDSTRPLVELLAHAGFLAAAAVVYPDEVALVRELLGEAPPTAPPLERALAGELLPVVHRVLDPVVGRLGDAVDHQSLQPGDPVARALVWHASLLGVLRLDRLAPLDRHLFRAAPLARSLAEGLLVGWGGDGGEVEVASTWVERLTARGPLAPPPQ, from the coding sequence ATGGTTCATCTGAAGGTCGTCCCCGACGACCGGCGTGAGCGCACCCGGGAGCTGAAGCGGCAGCGGATCCTGGCTGCGGCCGGCGCGGTCATCGACCGCGAGGGCCTGGCCGGGGTCACGATGCAGGCCGTCGCCGACCAGCTCGACTGCGCCGTCGGCACCCTCTACACCGCCTTCGCCTCCAAGGCGGCCCTGCTGGCCGGGCTCCAGGCCGAAGCGGTGGCGACGCTCGAGCACTCGTACCGGGCCGGTCGGGCCCGGTGGGACGAGGACCTCGCCACCGAGGACGTCGAGGACAGCACCCGTCCTCTCGTGGAGCTCCTCGCCCACGCCGGCTTCCTGGCCGCCGCCGCCGTCGTCTACCCCGACGAGGTCGCCCTCGTCCGCGAGCTGCTCGGCGAGGCGCCTCCGACCGCCCCGCCGCTCGAGCGGGCCCTCGCCGGCGAGCTGCTGCCCGTGGTCCACCGAGTCCTCGACCCGGTGGTCGGGCGTCTGGGTGACGCCGTCGACCACCAGAGCCTCCAGCCCGGCGACCCCGTGGCGCGTGCCCTCGTCTGGCACGCGTCGCTGCTCGGGGTGCTCCGCCTCGATCGGCTGGCACCCCTCGACCGCCACCTGTTCCGCGCCGCGCCGCTCGCCCGCTCGCTCGCCGAGGGTCTCCTGGTGGGCTGGGGCGGCGACGGGGGAGAGGTCGAGGTGGCCTCCACGTGGGTGGAACGACTCACCGCCCGCGGCCCGCTGGCCCCGCCTCCGCAATGA
- the gcvH gene encoding glycine cleavage system protein GcvH — MLIPEDLRYSTDHEWVRVEGDRVRVGITDYAQDALGDVVYVEVPEQGATVDAAAKVSEVESTKSVSDIYAPVAGVVVEVNQGLDDAPERLNDDPYGDGWICVIEVSDPEQLDGLLDGDAYRRLIEG; from the coding sequence ATGTTGATCCCGGAGGACCTGCGCTACTCCACCGACCACGAGTGGGTTCGAGTGGAGGGCGACCGTGTCCGCGTCGGCATCACCGACTACGCCCAGGACGCGCTCGGCGATGTCGTGTACGTCGAGGTGCCCGAGCAGGGGGCCACGGTGGACGCGGCCGCCAAGGTCAGCGAGGTCGAGTCCACCAAGTCCGTGTCGGACATCTACGCCCCTGTGGCCGGAGTCGTGGTCGAGGTCAACCAGGGCCTCGACGATGCGCCCGAGCGGCTCAACGACGACCCCTACGGCGACGGGTGGATCTGCGTCATCGAGGTGAGCGACCCCGAGCAGCTCGACGGCCTGCTCGACGGCGACGCGTACCGGCGGTTGATCGAGGGGTGA
- a CDS encoding MerR family transcriptional regulator, translating into MGADRTHLSIGEVLTLLQPDFPDITISKIRFLESQGLLDPERTPSGYRKFHDTDIDRLRWILTQQRDHFLPLKVIKDRLAAGDLGDGSPEGVLPLAADGAPAPGSPPVGDQASAPESSEVTEVTEPAEAQVVPATVDEPPEPSADEGPGSTADAPEPARAPLTLLRRAGVVIDDEPTGHPALGDASDDAEPDDHDRARAVARLVEAPESASTPAERARRGRRRHPTGHTPGDEVPPAEPDDSDDDAPIRLADDASVTLSLDDLCAATGLTPRQLGELERYGLLGARTMGSVDYYDEDALIVARLAVSFGRYGIEPRHLRMYKVAAEREAGLFEQLITPLLKQRRPAARQEAVEMLEDLAELADDLRAAMVRAALREYLGRA; encoded by the coding sequence ATGGGCGCCGACCGCACCCACCTCTCGATCGGTGAGGTCCTGACGCTGCTGCAGCCGGACTTCCCCGACATCACCATCTCCAAGATCCGCTTCCTCGAGAGCCAGGGCCTGCTCGACCCCGAGCGCACCCCGTCGGGCTACCGCAAGTTCCACGACACCGACATCGACCGGCTGCGTTGGATCCTGACCCAGCAGCGCGACCACTTCCTGCCCCTCAAGGTCATCAAGGACCGTCTGGCGGCCGGCGACCTCGGTGACGGGTCGCCGGAGGGCGTCCTGCCCCTGGCCGCGGACGGCGCCCCCGCACCCGGCTCACCGCCCGTGGGTGACCAGGCATCGGCCCCGGAGTCCTCCGAGGTCACCGAGGTCACCGAGCCCGCAGAGGCCCAGGTGGTGCCCGCCACCGTCGACGAACCACCGGAGCCCTCCGCCGACGAGGGGCCCGGGTCCACGGCCGATGCACCCGAACCCGCCCGAGCCCCCCTCACGTTGCTGCGTCGGGCCGGTGTGGTGATCGACGACGAGCCGACCGGGCACCCGGCGCTCGGCGACGCCAGCGATGACGCCGAGCCCGACGACCACGACCGGGCCCGGGCCGTCGCCCGCCTGGTCGAGGCCCCCGAGAGCGCCTCGACCCCTGCCGAGCGGGCCCGCCGGGGTCGACGTCGTCACCCCACCGGGCACACGCCGGGCGACGAGGTGCCGCCCGCCGAGCCCGACGACTCCGACGACGACGCCCCGATCCGCCTGGCCGACGACGCGTCGGTGACGCTGTCGCTCGACGACCTGTGCGCGGCCACCGGTCTCACCCCCAGGCAACTGGGGGAGCTGGAGCGCTACGGGCTGCTCGGGGCCCGCACCATGGGCTCGGTCGACTACTACGACGAGGACGCGCTCATCGTGGCCCGCCTGGCCGTCAGCTTCGGCCGCTACGGCATCGAGCCCCGCCACCTGCGCATGTACAAGGTGGCCGCCGAGCGCGAGGCCGGGTTGTTCGAGCAGCTCATCACCCCGTTGCTCAAGCAACGTCGACCGGCGGCCCGGCAGGAGGCGGTCGAGATGCTCGAGGACCTCGCCGAGCTGGCCGACGATCTCCGGGCGGCCATGGTGCGCGCCGCGCTGCGCGAGTACCTCGGGCGCGCCTGA
- a CDS encoding MerR family transcriptional regulator, giving the protein MSTKDEGFSGAKAAEIVGISYRQLDYWARTDLVRPSLVDAAGSGSRRRYSYTDLLELKVVKSLLDAGIKLENVRDVFGYLRDHLGADITTANLVIQGSSSVVIQDDGELIDLVKKGQGVLNILALGGVRDEVDARIHELHPTTSAGATVTSLAAGS; this is encoded by the coding sequence ATGAGCACCAAGGACGAGGGCTTCAGCGGCGCCAAGGCCGCAGAGATCGTGGGGATCAGCTATCGCCAGCTCGACTACTGGGCCCGCACCGACCTGGTGAGGCCCTCGCTCGTCGACGCCGCCGGGAGCGGCAGCCGCCGCCGCTACAGCTACACCGACCTGCTCGAGTTGAAGGTCGTCAAGAGCCTCCTCGACGCCGGGATCAAGCTCGAGAACGTCCGCGACGTCTTCGGCTACCTGCGCGACCACCTCGGTGCCGACATCACCACCGCCAACCTGGTGATCCAGGGCAGCTCCTCGGTGGTGATCCAGGACGACGGCGAGCTCATCGACCTGGTGAAGAAGGGCCAGGGCGTGCTCAACATCCTCGCCCTGGGCGGCGTGCGCGACGAGGTCGATGCCCGCATCCACGAGCTGCACCCCACCACATCGGCCGGGGCCACCGTCACGTCGCTGGCCGCCGGGTCCTGA
- a CDS encoding histidine phosphatase family protein, with product MSTPDGETPEFDQRPFSAPAGATEVLLVRHGQSAPFRPGAPFALVDGQGDPPLSDFGRWQADRIAERLAGESVDAVYVTTLRRTVETIAPLVDRVGVEARVEPDLREVHLGEWEGGLFRQKVAEGHPALARMDRDQDWGAIPGAEPVAALRARVRGAIERIHAAHPDQRVVAVSHGGAIGAVLAEASGSRSLAFSGADNASISHLVILGDRWIVRRFNDTGHLAGELSTRPDQLT from the coding sequence ATGAGCACCCCCGACGGCGAGACGCCCGAGTTCGACCAGCGACCCTTCAGCGCGCCGGCCGGCGCCACCGAGGTGCTGCTGGTGCGCCATGGCCAGTCGGCACCGTTCCGCCCCGGTGCGCCGTTCGCCCTGGTCGACGGACAGGGAGACCCGCCGCTGTCGGACTTCGGCCGGTGGCAGGCCGATCGGATCGCCGAGCGCCTCGCCGGCGAGTCCGTCGACGCCGTGTACGTCACCACCCTGCGGCGCACGGTGGAGACCATCGCCCCGCTGGTCGATCGCGTCGGCGTCGAGGCCCGGGTCGAGCCCGATCTGCGCGAGGTCCACCTCGGGGAGTGGGAGGGAGGCCTGTTCCGCCAGAAGGTGGCCGAAGGCCACCCGGCCCTGGCCCGGATGGACCGTGACCAGGACTGGGGGGCCATCCCGGGGGCCGAGCCGGTGGCCGCGCTGCGGGCCCGGGTACGGGGCGCCATCGAGCGGATCCACGCAGCCCACCCCGACCAGCGGGTGGTGGCCGTGAGCCATGGCGGGGCCATCGGCGCGGTGCTGGCGGAGGCCAGCGGGTCGCGGTCGCTGGCCTTCTCGGGCGCCGACAACGCGTCGATCAGCCACCTGGTCATCCTCGGCGACCGCTGGATCGTGCGGCGCTTCAACGACACCGGCCATCTGGCCGGAGAGCTCTCGACCCGTCCCGACCAGCTCACCTGA
- a CDS encoding bifunctional nuclease family protein — MVEMELVAVRIELPGNIPVVVLREREGEHRLLPIFIGQPEAAAIAFALDGVVTQRPMTHDLMRDVVAELGAVVERVVITHLEEGTFYADLHLQTGDRRVQVSSRPSDAMALALRVECPIFATEELLDEAGLPEEVDEDGDEAGGEDVVEQFREFIDSVNPDDFAS, encoded by the coding sequence ATGGTCGAGATGGAGTTGGTCGCCGTTCGCATCGAGTTGCCCGGCAACATCCCCGTCGTCGTGCTGCGTGAGCGCGAGGGCGAGCACCGGCTGCTGCCGATCTTCATCGGCCAACCCGAAGCGGCCGCCATCGCCTTCGCCCTCGACGGCGTGGTGACCCAGCGCCCCATGACCCACGACCTGATGCGCGACGTCGTCGCCGAGCTCGGGGCCGTGGTCGAGCGGGTGGTGATCACCCACCTCGAGGAGGGCACCTTCTACGCCGACCTCCACCTCCAGACCGGCGATCGCCGGGTGCAGGTGTCGAGCCGTCCCTCCGACGCCATGGCGTTGGCCCTGCGGGTGGAGTGCCCCATCTTCGCCACCGAGGAGCTCCTCGACGAGGCCGGGTTGCCCGAAGAGGTCGACGAGGACGGCGACGAGGCCGGGGGCGAGGACGTCGTGGAGCAGTTCCGGGAGTTCATCGACTCGGTGAACCCGGACGACTTCGCCTCCTGA